One genomic segment of Dehalogenimonas alkenigignens includes these proteins:
- a CDS encoding B12-binding domain-containing radical SAM protein: MRVLLVTSPNPNYSAYYAKAYTNLPKGLLYLASYLEQLGHEVKVYDGFVDERKPEDFIDFKPQLIGFSVITGPNLEGAILQSKQFRALFPAVPIVWGNVHTSVLPKQTLSEPYIDYVVIGAGEYTLAELIDYLEKGDRKLNDIKGLGFKIDGQMVINEPRPFIKDLEALPDPAWHLVPVKKYSMIGINTSRGCVHRCAFCYNKAYNKGYIGYLSAERIISQIEFLRQHYDAKYIRFDEDNFTFNRKRLREFCNLLIERKINISWNCDSRADLSDADVALMAKAGCVAVGLGLESGSQRGLDFMQKDITVPEMERTFWSLVKHKIRTSVYIIYGYPTETVEDFNATHEMLKRLDNPYYMYNRFVPFPGSALYDYCVSQGVVTPPARLDDWPEFLIEYANKINLSHVPTEMMTEAAANWRANYAAQRIRFTLKHNPEYFLTLFKNPLKFLREVGELIKFHGQVNKFYKTVQRKLSGFSSSSQDSSLPLGIAPKPKIS; this comes from the coding sequence ATGAGAGTCCTGTTAGTGACTTCACCCAATCCCAATTATTCCGCGTATTACGCTAAGGCTTACACCAACCTGCCCAAGGGACTGCTCTACCTCGCCTCGTACCTTGAGCAGCTGGGCCACGAGGTCAAGGTCTACGACGGCTTCGTGGACGAACGTAAGCCTGAAGATTTCATCGATTTCAAACCGCAGCTGATCGGCTTCTCGGTCATCACCGGCCCCAACCTGGAAGGCGCTATTCTCCAGTCAAAGCAGTTTCGGGCTTTGTTCCCGGCTGTGCCGATCGTCTGGGGCAACGTCCATACCAGCGTTCTGCCGAAACAGACCCTGTCCGAGCCGTATATCGACTACGTCGTCATCGGCGCCGGCGAGTACACCCTGGCCGAACTGATCGATTACCTGGAAAAGGGCGATCGGAAACTCAACGACATCAAAGGCCTCGGCTTCAAGATCGACGGCCAGATGGTCATTAACGAGCCCCGCCCGTTCATCAAGGACCTGGAAGCGCTGCCGGACCCGGCCTGGCATCTGGTGCCGGTGAAGAAGTACTCCATGATCGGCATCAACACCTCCCGCGGCTGCGTCCACCGCTGCGCCTTCTGCTACAACAAGGCCTACAACAAGGGTTACATTGGCTACCTTTCCGCCGAACGGATCATCTCCCAGATCGAATTCCTGCGCCAGCACTACGACGCCAAATATATCCGCTTCGACGAGGACAACTTCACCTTCAACCGCAAGAGACTGCGCGAATTCTGCAACCTCCTCATCGAGCGCAAGATTAATATCTCCTGGAACTGCGACTCCAGAGCCGACCTCTCAGATGCCGATGTCGCTCTGATGGCCAAAGCCGGCTGCGTCGCCGTCGGCCTGGGGCTGGAGTCAGGCAGCCAGCGCGGCCTGGACTTCATGCAGAAGGATATCACCGTACCGGAGATGGAGCGGACTTTCTGGTCGCTGGTCAAGCATAAGATCCGCACCTCGGTCTATATCATCTACGGCTACCCCACCGAAACTGTCGAGGACTTCAACGCCACTCATGAAATGCTGAAACGGCTGGACAATCCCTATTACATGTACAACCGCTTCGTCCCCTTCCCCGGCAGCGCCCTTTATGATTACTGCGTGTCGCAGGGCGTGGTGACGCCGCCGGCCCGCCTCGACGACTGGCCGGAATTCCTCATCGAGTATGCTAATAAAATCAACTTGAGCCACGTGCCCACCGAAATGATGACCGAGGCCGCGGCCAACTGGCGCGCCAACTACGCCGCCCAGCGCATCAGGTTCACCCTGAAGCACAACCCCGAATATTTCCTGACCCTTTTCAAGAACCCGCTCAAGTTCCTGCGGGAGGTCGGGGAGCTGATCAAGTTCCACGGCCAGGTCAACAAGTTCTACAAGACGGTGCAGCGGAAACTGTCCGGCTTCTCATCGAGCAGCCAGGATTCCAGCCTGCCGCTCGGCATCGCGCCTAAACCGAAGATTTCCTGA
- a CDS encoding radical SAM protein — translation MKTCIYHITYTPEQKDVCVHFWGCNFQCRGCYCSTQIYSPMLDFGGMLKRQPEVLASPPEKFLTLAEVEAILDKLDFHSVVIEGQEAGLDPAYPAFTEMLRRRYGARVTLVTNAAMLPDLNFTDTVEVGLKAMDDRLHLDYTGASNRPTLENFDRLIAMAKKIVVDTVLIPGYIDAAEVERVAEFVASRDQNIPFILLPYFPVGNNPWRRATAEEMDQAAGLVRKHLSRVFHFRGDEALKYPIYNVFPAEACPGAGADSARYLAAAEGLNRRPDQILHQILEPEEVSAP, via the coding sequence ATGAAGACCTGCATCTACCATATCACCTACACGCCGGAGCAGAAGGATGTCTGCGTCCATTTCTGGGGCTGCAATTTCCAGTGCCGCGGCTGCTACTGCTCTACCCAAATCTACAGCCCGATGCTGGACTTCGGCGGCATGCTGAAGCGCCAGCCCGAAGTCCTTGCCAGCCCGCCGGAAAAGTTCCTGACGCTGGCTGAAGTCGAGGCTATCCTCGATAAGCTCGATTTCCATTCGGTGGTCATCGAAGGTCAGGAAGCCGGCCTGGACCCCGCTTACCCGGCGTTCACCGAAATGCTGCGCCGCCGCTACGGCGCCAGGGTGACCCTGGTCACCAACGCCGCGATGCTGCCCGACCTCAATTTCACCGACACCGTTGAGGTCGGCCTCAAGGCGATGGATGACCGGCTGCACCTGGATTACACCGGGGCTTCCAACCGCCCCACCCTTGAGAACTTCGACCGGCTGATCGCCATGGCTAAAAAAATAGTCGTGGATACAGTGCTTATCCCGGGCTATATCGACGCCGCCGAGGTCGAGCGCGTCGCCGAGTTTGTCGCCTCCCGAGATCAAAACATCCCTTTCATCCTGCTGCCCTACTTCCCGGTCGGCAACAACCCGTGGCGCCGGGCTACTGCTGAAGAGATGGACCAGGCTGCCGGCCTGGTCAGGAAGCACCTCTCCCGCGTTTTTCACTTCCGAGGCGATGAAGCCCTCAAATACCCCATCTACAACGTCTTCCCCGCCGAAGCCTGCCCCGGCGCCGGCGCCGATTCAGCCAGATATCTGGCCGCCGCCGAGGGCTTAAACCGCCGTCCGGACCAAATCCTGCATCAAATTCTAGAACCCGAGGAGGTATCCGCCCCATGA